The proteins below are encoded in one region of Salvelinus namaycush isolate Seneca chromosome 39, SaNama_1.0, whole genome shotgun sequence:
- the LOC120032379 gene encoding uncharacterized protein LOC120032379 isoform X3 encodes MCQRRGLLLSIMCQRRGLLLSTMCQRRGLLLPIMCQRRGLLLSTMCQRRGLLLSTMCQRRGLLLPIMCQRRGLLLSTMCQRRGLLLSTMCQRRGLLLSTMCQRRGLLLSTMCQRRGLLLSTMCQRRGLQISTMCQRRGLLLSSMCQRRGLLLSTMCQRRGPAALHNVPEERTAALHHAPEERSAAHHHVPEERSAALHHVPEERSAALQDVARMGANNAAQEAICAGDLHLLLLQRGCCSLATPDYTMHNQRLF; translated from the coding sequence ATGTGCCAGAGGAGAGGTCTGCTGCTCTCCATCATGTGCCAGAGGAGAGGTCTGCTGCTCTCCACCATGTGCCAGAGGAGAGGTCTGCTGCTCCCCATCATGTGCCAGAGGAGAGGTCTGCTGCTCTCCACCATGTGCCAGAGGAGAGGTCTGCTGCTCTCCACCATGTGCCAGAGGAGAGGTCTGCTGCTCCCCATCATGTGCCAGAGGAGAGGTCTGCTGCTCTCCACCATGTGCCAGAGGAGAGGTCTGCTGCTCTCCACCATGTGCCAGAGGAGAGGTCTGCTGCTCTCCACCATGTGCCAGAGGAGAGGTCTGCTGCTCTCCACCATGTGCCAGAGGAGAGGTCTGCTGCTCTCCACCATGTGCCAGAGGAGAGGTCTGCAGATCTCCACCATGTGCCAGAGGAGAGGTCTGCTGCTCTCCAGCATGTGCCAGAGGAGAGGTCTGCTGCTCTCCACCATGTGCCAGAGGAGGGGACCTGCAGCTCTCCACAATGTGCCAGAGGAGAGGACTGCTGCTCTCCACCATGCGCCAGAGGAGAGGTCTGCTGCTCACCACCATGTGCCAGAGGAGAGGTCTGCTGCTCTCCACCATGTGCCAGAGGAgaggtctgctgctctgcaggatgttgcCAGGATGGGGGCCAACAACGCAGCACAGGAGGCAATCTGTGCAGGAGaccttcacctcctacttcttcaaagaggatgctgttccctggcaacaccagactacactatgcacaaccaaaggctcttttaa